One region of Mobula birostris isolate sMobBir1 chromosome 24, sMobBir1.hap1, whole genome shotgun sequence genomic DNA includes:
- the LOC140187132 gene encoding small ubiquitin-related modifier 2 has protein sequence MADEKPKDVLKSENDHINLKVAGQDGSVVQFKIKKHTPLSKLMKAYCERQGLAIRQIRFRFDGQPINETDTPAQLEMEDEDTIDVFQQQTGGHY, from the exons GATGTGCTGAAATCAGAAAATGACCACATTAACCTAAAGGTGGCAGGCCAAGATGGTTCAGTTGTGCAGTTCAAAATCAAAAAGCATACACCGCTAAGCAAACTGATGAAAGCATACTGTGAACGCCAG GGGTTGGCAATTCGACAGATCAGATTCCGATTTGATGGACAGCCAATTAATGAAACAGACACGCCTGCACAG TTGGAGATGGAAGATGAGGACACGATTGATGTATTTCAGCAGCAAACTGGAGGCCATTACTGA